From a region of the Helianthus annuus cultivar XRQ/B chromosome 5, HanXRQr2.0-SUNRISE, whole genome shotgun sequence genome:
- the LOC118492508 gene encoding uncharacterized protein LOC118492508, with protein MSVLGPIEVKARVENIKPNRSLYFTQKNQENTNESHLETNINEGLTMKRKFSIVDDNIQNDDLSQKCMRADQSHANQGVCNYDLDDQMQATRDVEQKFGCNISHLDENAAVASVAATASFVDNF; from the exons ATGTCAGTTTTGGGTCCAATTGAGGTCAAAGCTAGAGTAGAGAACATCAAACCAAATAGAAGTCTTTATTTTACccagaaaaatcaagaaaacacaAATGAAAGTCACTTAGAGACGAACATCAACGAAGGATTAACCATGAAACGGAAGTTTTCCATTGTTGATGACAATATTCAAAAT GACGATCTGAGCCAAAAATGCATGCGGGCAGATCAATCTCATGCTAATCAAG GTGTATGCAATTATGATCTTGATGATCAAATGCAAGCAACAAGAGATGTAGAACAGAAATTTGGATGTAATATTTCCCATTTGGACGAAAATGCTGCTGTTGCAAGTGTTGCAGCTACTGCATCATTTGTAGATAACTTTTGA